From a single Silene latifolia isolate original U9 population chromosome 6, ASM4854445v1, whole genome shotgun sequence genomic region:
- the LOC141587970 gene encoding protein FAR1-RELATED SEQUENCE 5-like — protein sequence MGSRSSSNVITNDITNEGQMVEVIASQSISEISALNIDVPEIVQEEAEVIEDAEEEEEEKEEASGSSNMNRIFGFPTHLKPVIGMVFDTLELCIAFYEAYAKECGFVTRKGSQKNKQGVTTHKTCLCNKAGECEAKGKKHRRQRTRVGCLAKIKFKRIANGQYQIYGFVEGHNHMPATPLTMVHLTQTRELNIVHKKMIVDNSKVNKGPVMTYRMFKEYVRGYQNVGASLEDFKNFSRDIKKFLSEGDAQMLIEHFMKIKRMCPSFYFDFEVDEKGRLSHVFWADPISIKNYLLFGDMTSFDTTFRKNKYRMIFAPFTGVDHHKRCVTFGAGLLINESKESFAWLFTKFLEAMGGRYPVCIITDEDLGIEGGLKKVFKDKVQHRYCMWHILKKLPEKVGLLYVEKRVLKEINSCVWGEDVEPAEFEERWTSIVEAHGLSDNEWLQKNVKDRERKKDYKVGYKTAEVKLVCNCKKFERHGILCRHILCVLKDYGFEKIPSEYLLNRWSKLATCQPIFNSDGQLLADCRSVDAQKNKLTELWSEMFTCVSLVEQSPVNCDELLTILREFKERVLAETTSSVADDGGNSSIGKKRDKNAEIGMLLGTSVPSEITILPPRQCKNKGSGKRMISQRERAGEVNKKPLRRCKACGQMANHDSRNCDRPKDH from the exons ATGGGGTCGCGTAGTTCTTCTAATGTCATTACAAATGACATTACAAATGAAGGACAGATGGTTGAAGTTATTGCATCTCAATCCATATCAGAAATATCTGCCCTTAACATTGATGTTCCTGAAATCGTACAAG AGGAGGCAGAGGTAATAGAGgatgcagaggaggaggaggaggagaaggaggaggcgTCCGGTTCAAGCAACATGAATCGGATTTTTGGTTTTCCTACCCATCTCAAGCCTGTTATTGGTATGGTCTTTGATACACTTGAACTCTGTATTGCCTTTTATGAAGCATATGCAAAAGAATGTGGGTTTGTGACTAGGAAAGGCTCACAAAAGAATAAACAGGGTGTCACTACACATAAAACTTGTTTGTGTAATAAGGCTGGAGAATGTGAAGCCAAAGGCAAAAaacaccgtaggcaaaggactaggGTAGGTTGCCTTGCTAAGATTAAGTTTAAACGAATTGCTAACGGTCAATACCAAATTTATGGTTTTGTTGAAGGGCATAATCATATGCCAGCTACACCATTAACAATGGTACATCTGACGCAAACGAGAGAATTGAATATAGTTCATAAAAAAATGATAGTTGACAACTCAAAGGTTAACAAAGGTCCAGTTATGACCTATAGGATGTTTAAGGAGTATGTCAGAGGTTATCAGAATGTGGGTGCTTCATTGGAAGACTTTAAAAACTTTTCAAGGGATATCAAAAAGTTCTTGTCAGAAGGGGATGCTCAAATGCTTATTGagcattttatgaaaataaaaagaATGTGTCCATCCTTTTACTTTGACTTTGAGGTAGATGAGAAAGGTAGATTGTCACATGTTTTCTGGGCTGACCCTATTAGTATTAAAAATTATTTGCTATTTGGGGATATGACATCCTTTGACACTACCTTTAGGAAAAATAAGTATAGAATGATATTCGCCCCTTTCACAGGGGTGGATCATCATAAGAGATGTGTGACCTTTGGGGCTGGGCTTCTTATTAATGAGAGCAAGGAGTCATTTGCTTGGTTATTTACGAAATTCCTAGAAGCTATGGGGGGTCGTTATCCTGTGTGTATAATAACTGACGAAGATTTGGGGATAGAAGGAGGACTTAAGAAAGTCTTTAAAGATAAAGTGCAACatagatattgcatgtggcacatattGAAGAAGTTGCCAGAGAAGGTAGGGCTGTTATATGTAGAGAAACGAGTTTTGAAAGAGATAAACTCATGTGTTTGGGGCGAAGATGTGGAGCCTGCTGAATTTGAGGAAAGATGGACATCCATTGTGGAAGCTCATGGGTTGTCGGATAATGAGTGGCTTCAGAAAA ATGTCAAGGATCGTGAGAGAAAGAAAGACTATAAGGTGGGTTATAAGACAGCTGAAGTGAAACTAGTATGCAATTGCAAGAAATTTGAACGACATGGAATACTTTGTCGACATATTCTCTGTGTTCTTAAAGATTATGGTTTTGAGAAAATTCCAAGCGAATACCTACTAAATAGGTGGAGCAAACTAGCAACCTGCCAGCCAATATTCAATTCTGATGGGCAGTTGCTTGCTGATTGCAGATCAGTCGATGCACAAAAGAACAAACTGACTGAATTGTGGTCAGAAATGTTCACTTGTGTCTCACTAGTTGAACAGAGTCCTGTTAATTGTGATGAGTTACTAACCATTTTACGCGAGTTCAAGGAAAGGGTACTTGCAGAAACAACAAGTAGTGTCGCTGATGATGGTGGTAATAGTAGTATTGGAAAGAAAAGGGACAAAAATGCGGAAATTGGAATGCTCTTGGGTACAAGCGTGCCTAGCGAAATTACAATTTTGCCGCCAAGACAATGCAAAAACAAAGGCTCGGGGAAAAGAATGATTTCACAAAGAGAAAGAGCAGGGGAAGTCAATAAGAAACCACTAAGAAGATGCAAGGCTTGTGGGCAGATGGCGAACCACGATAGCAGGAATTGTGACCGACCAAAGGATCACTGA
- the LOC141587971 gene encoding uncharacterized protein LOC141587971, whose amino-acid sequence MATFSAASGLKVNAAKSEVVFNRVIDSLKADIIQVSGFQEGALPFKYLGVPIQPGRLLRKDCKVLTDKIVRKIRGIGARKLSYAGRLVLINSVLNTLHNYWASIFLIPKVPLVAWTDICFTKKEGGLGIKNAGVWNVASVGKLVHWLYTKADRLWVLWIDHVYLKGADWSNYHPPPNYNWNWRNICKTRELLSGRYQGNHWKGQPTVTGYTAFIGWLVQRKALNTRVKLARVIARVEDWLHLTLTGANGYTKIQMKICRMARMAVWYNIWHARNICRLDQKMKRPEYLATETIAQVRQRVIHKIDRMEVLKNRDWLVMLDIHLM is encoded by the exons ATGGCTACCTTCTCTGCAGCTTCTGGTTTAAAAGTCAATGCTGCCAAGTCTGAGGTTGTGTTCAATAGGGTGATAGATAGTTTGAAAGCTGATATTATTCAAGTCTCAGGTTTTCAGGAGGGTGCACTGCCTTTTAAATACCTGGGAGTTCCAATTCAACCTGGCAGACTATTAAGGAAGGATTGCAAAGTGCTCACTGATAAAATTGTCAGGAAAATTAGAGGTATTGGGGCAAGGAAACTAAGCTATGCAGGAAGACTTGTCCTTATTAATTCAGTGCTTAATACCCTGCATAACTACTGGGCATCTATCTTCCTAATACCAAA GGTCCCTCTAGTTGCTTGGACTGATATTTGTTTCACTAAGAAAGAGGGTGGCCTAGGGATTAAGAATGCTGGGGTGTGGAATGTGGCTAGTGTGGGGAAGTTGGTGCACTGGTTATATACCAAAGCTGATAGATTATGGGTCTTGTGGATTGATCATGTTTATCTAAAAGGAGCTGATTGGTCTAACTATCATCCACCTCCAAATTATAATTGGAACTGGAGGAATATTTGTAAAACTAGGGAGCTTTTGTCTGGTAGATATCAGGGTAATCACTGGAAAGGGCAACCTACTGTTACTGGTTACACT GCGTTTATTGGATGGTTGGTTCAGAGGAAAGCATTAAACACTCGTGTTAAGCTAGCAAG GGTGATTGCTAGAGTTGAGGATTGGTTGCACCTTACTCTCACTGGTGCAAATGGTTATACTAAAATTCAGATGAAAATATGTCGAATGGCTAGGATGGCAGTTTGGTATAATATTTGGCATGCAAGAAATATATGCAGACTGGATCAGAAAATGAAGAGGCCGGAGTATTTAGCAACTGAAACAATAGCTCAAGTTCGTCAACGAGTTATTCACAAGATTGATAGGATGGAGGTGTTAAAGAATAGAGATTGGTTAGTAATGTTAGATATCCATCTTATGTAA